One window from the genome of Aquabacterium sp. A3 encodes:
- the ntrC gene encoding nitrogen regulation protein NR(I) — protein MKPIWIVDDDQSIRFVLEKALAREGLPVRSFTNPRDVLSALDEDEPQVLVSDIRMPGGSGIDLLGKVKARLPGLPVIIMTAYSDLDSAVSAFQGGAFEYLPKPFDLTKAVELIRRAVEESLREEVVDERVAQMPEMLGQAPAMQDVFRAIGRLSQSNVTVLITGESGAGKELVARALHKHSPRANGPFVAINTAAIPKDLLESELFGHERGAFTGAQTMRRGRFEQADGGTLFLDEIGDMPFDLQTRLLRVLSDGQFYRVGGHQPLKSNVRVIAATHQNLEDRVRHGVFREDLFHRLNVIRLRLPALRERREDIPTLARFFLQKSAKDLGVEAKRISETALTRLQGFDFPGNVRQLENICHWLTVMAPAQVIEVKDLPPELLDMAAGVPAVPTEAPSPAAAPPVVVPAMPSEAPEAWTPPEPSVTWPPARADVAPLGDRAMGAAWASEAGSGDAVQAASASGVARWLADLERDARARLESGQTDVWDSLTRQFEAQLIHTALELTRGRRIEAAQKLGIGRNTITRKIQELGLDD, from the coding sequence ATGAAACCCATCTGGATCGTTGACGACGACCAATCCATTCGCTTCGTTCTGGAGAAAGCGCTTGCGCGCGAAGGGCTGCCGGTGCGCAGCTTCACCAATCCGCGCGATGTGCTGAGCGCGCTCGATGAAGACGAGCCCCAGGTGCTGGTGTCGGACATCCGGATGCCGGGCGGTTCGGGCATCGACTTGCTGGGCAAGGTCAAGGCGCGGCTGCCGGGCTTGCCCGTGATCATCATGACCGCCTACTCGGACCTCGATTCGGCGGTGTCGGCGTTTCAAGGGGGGGCTTTCGAGTACCTGCCCAAACCGTTTGACCTGACCAAGGCGGTGGAGCTCATTCGGCGCGCGGTCGAAGAAAGCCTGCGTGAAGAGGTGGTCGACGAGCGGGTGGCCCAGATGCCCGAAATGCTCGGACAAGCTCCCGCGATGCAGGATGTGTTCCGCGCCATCGGCCGGCTCAGCCAGAGCAACGTCACGGTGCTGATCACCGGCGAATCGGGCGCTGGCAAGGAGTTGGTGGCCCGGGCACTGCACAAACACAGCCCCCGCGCCAACGGACCGTTTGTGGCCATCAACACGGCCGCCATTCCTAAAGACCTGCTGGAATCCGAGCTGTTCGGGCATGAGCGTGGCGCGTTCACTGGGGCGCAAACCATGCGCCGCGGACGATTTGAGCAGGCCGATGGCGGCACCTTGTTCCTGGATGAAATCGGCGACATGCCCTTCGACCTGCAAACACGGCTGTTGCGGGTGCTCAGCGATGGCCAGTTTTATCGCGTGGGCGGACATCAGCCACTCAAGAGCAATGTGCGCGTGATTGCCGCCACCCACCAGAACCTCGAAGATCGGGTGCGGCACGGTGTGTTTCGCGAGGACTTGTTCCACCGCTTGAACGTGATCCGCCTGCGTTTGCCCGCCCTGCGCGAACGCCGCGAAGACATCCCCACGCTGGCGCGATTCTTCCTTCAGAAGAGCGCAAAAGACCTGGGTGTTGAGGCCAAACGCATCTCTGAGACGGCCTTGACGAGGCTTCAGGGCTTCGACTTTCCTGGCAACGTCCGGCAGCTTGAAAACATCTGTCACTGGTTGACGGTCATGGCGCCCGCGCAGGTGATCGAGGTCAAAGACCTCCCGCCTGAACTACTGGACATGGCCGCCGGCGTGCCGGCTGTGCCGACCGAGGCACCATCGCCGGCTGCTGCCCCACCCGTGGTTGTACCGGCCATGCCCTCGGAGGCGCCAGAGGCCTGGACACCACCAGAGCCGTCTGTGACGTGGCCGCCTGCACGTGCCGACGTGGCCCCCCTCGGAGATCGGGCCATGGGCGCCGCCTGGGCCAGCGAAGCTGGGAGCGGTGATGCAGTGCAGGCCGCTTCTGCCAGTGGGGTGGCGCGCTGGCTGGCGGACCTGGAGCGCGACGCCCGTGCGCGACTTGAGTCTGGCCAAACGGATGTCTGGGACAGCTTGACGCGGCAGTTTGAGGCGCAACTGATCCACACCGCACTGGAGCTGACCCGGGGGCGGCGCATCGAAGCAGCGCAAAAGTTGGGAATTGGGCGCAATACCATCACCCGCAAGATCCAGGAGTTGGGCTTGGACGACTGA
- the glnL gene encoding nitrogen regulation protein NR(II), producing MGLTAGAHRLPDDADQWSVLDHLASMVAIVEPDGRCLFANTTFEEVLGLSRRAVLGESIFDWFADSAMLREIVTAVARNEYATSRLQAELKRHPNLYADALHVQVIVTRYGHGDQVLVELVEIEQQTRQDREERALDQVQANKELIRNLAHEIKNPLGGIRGAAQLLQMELDDKSLIEYTQVIIHEADRLQSLVDRLLAPHRRPHLVGDVNIHEVCERVRSVILAEFPKGLKVWRDYDTSIPEFRGDREQLIQALLNIAHNAAQALSERLATHDARIVFKTRVARRVTINRQLYRLALVLHIEDNGPGIPETLRDRIFYPLVSGRDGGSGLGLTLAQTFVQQHQGTIECESEPGHTVFKITIPLP from the coding sequence CTGGGGCTGACGGCGGGCGCCCACCGGCTGCCCGATGACGCCGATCAATGGTCTGTGCTGGATCACCTGGCCTCGATGGTGGCCATCGTCGAACCCGATGGGCGTTGCCTGTTCGCCAACACCACTTTCGAGGAAGTGCTGGGCCTGTCCAGGCGGGCCGTTCTGGGTGAGTCCATCTTCGACTGGTTTGCCGACTCGGCCATGCTGCGCGAAATCGTCACGGCGGTGGCCCGCAACGAGTACGCCACCAGCCGCCTTCAAGCCGAACTCAAGCGCCACCCCAATCTGTATGCCGACGCCCTGCACGTGCAGGTGATCGTCACCCGCTATGGCCATGGCGACCAGGTGCTGGTCGAGCTGGTTGAAATTGAGCAGCAAACCCGCCAGGATCGTGAGGAGCGTGCACTGGATCAGGTGCAGGCCAACAAGGAGCTCATTCGCAACCTCGCGCACGAAATCAAGAACCCGCTGGGCGGCATCCGTGGTGCGGCACAGTTGCTCCAGATGGAGCTGGATGACAAGTCGCTCATCGAATACACGCAGGTCATCATCCATGAGGCGGATCGCCTGCAGTCTCTGGTGGACCGGTTGCTGGCCCCGCATCGACGTCCCCACCTGGTGGGCGACGTCAACATCCATGAGGTGTGCGAGCGTGTCCGCTCGGTCATCCTGGCGGAGTTCCCCAAAGGGCTGAAGGTCTGGCGGGACTACGACACCTCCATCCCGGAGTTCCGGGGTGATCGTGAGCAACTCATCCAGGCCCTGCTGAACATCGCGCACAACGCCGCCCAGGCCCTGTCCGAGCGCTTGGCCACGCATGATGCGCGCATCGTGTTCAAAACACGCGTGGCCCGTCGGGTGACCATCAACCGGCAGCTGTATCGCCTGGCACTGGTCTTGCATATTGAGGACAACGGGCCGGGCATCCCCGAGACCTTGCGTGACCGCATCTTCTACCCGCTGGTATCGGGGCGAGACGGTGGGTCGGGTTTGGGTCTCACCCTGGCGCAAACCTTCGTTCAACAGCACCAAGGCACCATCGAATGCGAGAGCGAGCCAGGGCACACGGTCTTCAAGATCACCATTCCCTTGCCCTGA